The following are encoded in a window of Acinonyx jubatus isolate Ajub_Pintada_27869175 chromosome D4, VMU_Ajub_asm_v1.0, whole genome shotgun sequence genomic DNA:
- the SPAAR gene encoding small regulatory polypeptide of amino acid response → METAVIGVVAVLFVVTVAITCILCCFSCDSRTQDPQGGLGHSFTVATFCQEASFFTGPGHHAQPVVGARDFWTFM, encoded by the coding sequence ATGGAAACAGCAGTGATCGGAGTGGTGGCCGTGCTGTTTGTGGTCACCGTAGCCATCACCTGCATTCTGTGCTGCTTCAGCTGTGACTCAAGGACCCAGGATCCTCAGGGGGGCCTAGGCCACAGCTTTACAGTGGCCACGTTTTGCCAGGAGGCTTCTTTCTTCACGGGGCCAGGTCACCATGCCCAACCAGTGGTGGGTGCCCGGGACTTCTGGACCTTCATGTGA
- the HRCT1 gene encoding histidine-rich carboxyl terminus protein 1, whose protein sequence is MLGLLGSTTLAGLITGIAVALLLLVLLLATCLYHGQRDHDVERNRPAARRNRVRWAQPWLLPGRGHPGHAHCFRHPGHVSHTHHVGLHHHRLHRHLYHQAHHQAHLHAHRGHH, encoded by the coding sequence ATGCTAGGCCTCCTGGGAAGCACGACCCTCGCGGGCTTGATCACAGGCATTGCCGTGGCTCTTCTGCTGTTGGTGCTGCTGCTGGCCACCTGCCTGTACCACGGACAGCGGGACCATGACGTGGAGAGGAACCGCCCGGCCGCGAGGAGAAACCGAGTCCGGTGGGCCCAACCTTGGCTCCTCCCGGGCCGGGGCCACCCGGGACACGCTCACTGTTTCCGTCATCCTGGCCACGTGTCTCACACGCACCACGTGGGCCTCCATCACCATCGCCTCCACCGACACCTCTACCACCAAGCCCACCACCAAGCCCACCTCCATGCCCACCGAGGCCACCACTGA